In Rosa chinensis cultivar Old Blush chromosome 1, RchiOBHm-V2, whole genome shotgun sequence, a genomic segment contains:
- the LOC112178463 gene encoding gibberellin 20 oxidase 1, producing MPVPAPPEQTPVIFDSQVIQYQSNIPSQFIWPEHEKPSRNRPDLLAPAIDLNGFISGDPAIVANSIHIVDRACKKHGFFLIVNHGVDPELIAKAHEYMDVFFEMKLSEKQRAQRKVGESYGYASSFTGRFNSKLPWKETLSFRYSAESQSSTVIKDYFVNMLGEDFREMGKFYQEYCEVMNELSKGILELLGLSLAVGREYLKEFYEGNDSIMRLNYYPMCQRPDLTLGTGPHCDPTSLTILHQDQVGGLEVFFDEKWHAVTPVLGSFVVNVGDTFMALSNGIYKSCLHRAVVNNKAVRKSLTFFLNSNKDRVVTPLASLISADTPRLYPDFTWPTLLEFTQKQYRADRSTIDAFSDWINKQKGGEEKKDQGN from the exons ATGCCGGTGCCTGCTCCTCCTGAGCAAACCCCTGTGATTTTCGACTCCCAAGTCATTCAGTACCAATCCAACATCCCTTCCCAGTTCATATGGCCAGAACACGAGAAGCCGAGCCGCAACCGGCCTGACCTTCTCGCTCCGGCCATCGACCTCAACGGCTTCATCAGCGGCGATCCTGCCATCGTCGCGAACTCGATTCATATAGTTGACCGGGCCTGCAAGAAGCATGGATTCTTCCTCATTGTGAACCACGGAGTTGATCCGGAGCTCATTGCGAAAGCTCACGAGTACATGGACGTGTTCTTTGAGATGAAGCTCTCGGAGAAGCAAAGGGCTCAGCGGAAGGTTGGTGAGAGCTACGGTTATGCTAGTAGTTTCACCGGCAGGTTTAACTCCAAGCTTCCTTGGAAAGAAACACTTTCTTTCAGGTACTCTGCTGAGAGCCAGAGCTCAACAGTCATCAAGGACTACTTTGTGAATATGTTGGGTGAAGATTTCAGAGAAATGGG gaaGTTTTACCAGGAATACTGTGAAGTGATGAACGAACTATCCAAGGGGATACTAGAGCTATTGGGACTGAGCCTGGCAGTTGGGCGGGAGTACTTGAAAGAGTTCTACGAAGGAAACGATTCGATCATGAGGTTGAACTACTATCCAATGTGCCAAAGACCAGATTTAACACTGGGAACTGGGCCTCACTGTGATCCAACTTCCTTGACAATCCTTCATCAGGATCAAGTAGGGGGCCTTGAAGTGTTTTTCGATGAGAAGTGGCACGCCGTTACTCCTGTTCTTGGTTCTTTCGTTGTCAACGTTGGTGATACTTTTATG GCTCTGAGCAATGGGATTTACAAGAGCTGCTTGCACAGGGCTGTGGTAAACAACAAAGCTGTAAGAAAATCTCTTACCTTCtttctgaattcaaacaaggacaGAGTAGTGACTCCACTAGCAAGTTTGATCAGTGCTGATACCCCGAGGTTGTACCCGGACTTTACTTGGCCTACTCTGTTAGAGTTTACCCAGAAACAGTATAGGGCTGACAGGAGCACCATTGATGCTTTCTCGGACTGGATTAATAAGCAGAAGGGtggagaggaaaagaaagaccAAGGAAACTAG